Proteins found in one Syngnathus acus chromosome 9, fSynAcu1.2, whole genome shotgun sequence genomic segment:
- the LOC119127410 gene encoding G-protein coupled receptor 183-like, whose protein sequence is MPLNCTIPLSVDLDSVCDFLVFIFHILFATSAVLVAGSVAVGIASSRWLRIQNRFIFMLNTSVSDTLTGFSVYYLGLFDVQEGYPSRNGTFYILPSFLGVNVLTFLFAQFDRYLAVCHPFFYDRYVSRSLVIGVCIFCWTYTYSILTVQNMVPISKAAQINAFGVMTLQIIVLVKVLMTVKLYTITRNHLSREPPSAERDNKRESLRIIVLVVICFLALWCPSFVNIIVRQLTRSGVRFRNEATNLFAIMARLNALVTPALYIWGSPALRGAVWRIVWRRVCLCPRRRARRIDITSKV, encoded by the exons ATGCCCCTGAACTGCACCATCCCTCTGTCAGTTGATTTGGACTCTGTCTGTGACTTCTTGGTGTTCATCTTCCACATCCTGTTTGCCACCAGCGCCGTCTTGGTGGCCGGCTCGGTGGCCGTGGGCATCGCTTCCAGCCGCTGGCTGCGCATCCAGAAccgcttcattttcatgctcaACACCAGCGTCAGCGACACGCTGACGGGCTTCTCCGTCTACTACTTGGGCCTGTTTGACGTCCAGGAGGGATACCCGTCCCGGAACGGAACCTTCTACATCCTCCCCTCCTTCCTTGGCGTCAACGTGTTGACCTTCTTGTTTGCTCAGTTTGACCGCTACCTGGCCGTCTGTCACCCGTTCTTCTACGACCGCTACGTCAGCCGCTCGCTCGTGATCGGCGTGTGCATCTTCTGCTGGACCTACACCTACTCCATCCTCACCGTGCAGAACATGGTGCCCATTTCCAAGGCGGCCCAGATCAACGCCTTCGGGGTCATGACGCTGCAGATCATCGTGTTGGTCAAG GTGCTGATGACGGTCAAGTTGTACACGATCACCCGCAACCACCTGTCCCGAGAGCCGCCCAGCGCCGAGCGGGACAACAAGAGGGAGTCGCTGCGCATCATCGTTCTCGTGGTCATCTGCTTTCTGGCCCTCTGGTGCCCCTCGTTCGTCAACATCATCGTCAGGCAGCTCACCCGGAGCGGGGTCCGCTTCCGCAACGAGGCCACCAACCTGTTTGCCATCATGGCGCGCCTCAACGCGCTCGTCACCCCGGCACTGTACATTTGGGGGAGCCcggccctgaggggagccgtGTGGAGGATCGTCTGGAGGCGGGTGTGCCTGTGCCCCAGGCGGAGGGCCAG GAGAATCGATATCACTTCAAAGGTGTGA
- the si:dkey-88e18.2 gene encoding interleukin-12 subunit beta has protein sequence MIDQQRQQQQQQQQLHFCSSFLFSLFTRMTSMRRIFGLLLISLMGVNGLNYFPKSFVTAKINASVTLPCGATINGDDVTWTFKGRDLDEDYQDEVQKAGANLLVKEVGRPLLGEYTCWSGGESASVYLLLEAEEEGELDSFLTCRAKSYNCAFSCTWVDNKYKVVRLGLDPHCREGGDSCSWVKSTVEQQDGRLHFELRHSLSPYSEESTRLELTAEALENNSLLRRTKTFYLRDIIQPDSPEIVQCQEVDHSLSVTVRPPSSWSTPHSFFGLEHEVEYERKDDGKKGRSSLSLVPKKISRLRVHSRDELVQSAWSQWTEWTTVTC, from the exons ATGATCGatcagcagcggcagcagcagcagcagcagcagcaactgcACTTTTGttcttcatttcttttcagtcTTTTCACCAGAATG ACATCAATGCGGCGGATATTTGGGCTTCTGCTCATCAGCCTTATGGGAGTGAATGGACTCAATTACTTCCCCAAATCAT TTGTGACGGCAAAGATAAACGCCTCGGTCACATTGCCGTGCGGTGCAACAATCAATGGAGATGACGTCACATGGACGTTTAAAGGTAGGGACCTGGATGAAGATTACCAAGATGAGGTGCAGAAGGCTGGTGCCAATCTACTGGTCAAGGAGGTAGGCAGGCCCTTGCTGGGAGAGTACACTTGCTGGAGCGGAGGGGAGAGCGCGTCCGTTTATCTCCTGCTGGAGgccgaggaggagggggaactCG ATTCTTTCCTCACCTGCCGCGCCAAGTCCTACAACTGCGCTTTTAGCTGTACCTGGGTCGACAATAAGTACAAAGTTGTACGCCTCGGACTGGACCCGCAttg CCGTGAAGGAGGCGACTCGTGCAGCTGGGTCAAAAGCACCGTTGAGCAACAAGATGGCCGACTCCACTTTGAGCTGCGCCACTCGCTCTCACCCTACTCCGAGGAGAGCACCAGGCTGGAACTCACGGCCGAAGCCCTCGAAAACAACTCCCTCCTCAGGAGGACCAAGACATTTTATCTCAGAGATATCA TTCAACCAGACAGTCCTGAAATTGTTCAATGTCAAGAAGTGGATCACAGCTTAAGCGTGACCGTCCGTCCTCCATCCAGCTGGTCCACCCCTCACAGTTTCTTCGGCCTGGAGCACGAGGTGGAATATGAGCGCAAAGATGACGGAAAG AAGGGACGCTCGTCGCTCTCCTTGGTACCCAAGAAGATCAGCAGGTTGCGGGTTCACTCCCGGGACGAGCTGGTCCAGTCAGCCTGGAGCCAGTGGACTGAATGGACAACTGTAACCTGCTGA
- the utp15 gene encoding U3 small nucleolar RNA-associated protein 15 homolog, with the protein MALFKPTKIPVYPKLGEKVTQDTLFWKNYKAPIQIKQFGSVTNIDFSPVAPHNVAVTAFTRIHIYGPFSQEPVKTFARFKDTAYCGRFRSDGQLLVAGCENSLVQLFDVSGKVALRQFRGHTKAVHVTDFTSDQYHIVTGSDDYTCRLWDLPNVQELTCYQEHTDYIRCGVTSKLNRDLFITGSYDHTVKLFDARVQKSAMTMDHGQPVESVLLYPSEGLLVSAGGRYVKVWDLLKGGQPLVSLRNHHKTVTCVCLGSSGQRLLSASLDRHLKVYNTTNYKVVHNFDYATSILSLALAPDDGTIAVGMTNGVLSIKHRKHTEESTELSAQRRRRPSYRVFVKGKNYIPQQGDYLVTKPAVIKHLAKYDKELRKFNVSKALDAALEVGTRYRKPEVVVAVMKELDLRGTLKNALAGRDERDVNRLLTFLIGHMLDTRFSPVLVVVAEMILDIYQSVIGQSAVVDRQLLRLQDLLEKETDFQHELLEVLGMLDTVFASHLPRKEVPCPGIDISNGLVEGKASSSQAQPKAT; encoded by the exons ATGGCTTTATTTAAACCGACAAAAATTCCAGTTTATCCTAAACTTGGAGAGAAAGTCACCCAGGACACACTCTTCTGGAAAAACTACAAG GCTCCAATCCAGATAAAACAATTTGGATCGGTCACAAACATCGACTTCTCTCCTGTGGCCCCGCATAACGTTGCTGTGACAGCATTTACACGA ATCCACATTTATGGCCCGTTCTCCCAGGAGCCAGTGAAGACATTTGCCCGATTTAAGGACACGGCATATTGCGGGAGGTTCCGTTCGGACGGTCAACTCCTCGTGGCCGGATGTGAGAATTCGCTCGTGCAGCTGTTTGATGTCAGCGGCAAGGTGGCGCTCAGGCAATTCAGAGGCCATACAAA GGCCGTCCACGTGACAGACTTCACCTCGGACCAGTACCATATCGTCACCGGCTCGGACGATTACACCTGCCGACTTTGGGACCTCCCGAATGTGCAAGAGCTCACCTGCTACCAAGAACACACCGATTACATTCGCTGTGGCGTCACCAGCAAACTCAACAGAGATCTCTTCATTACGG GGTCGTATGACCACACGGTCAAACTGTTTGATGCCAGAGTTCAAAAGTCTGCAATGACTATGGATCACGGCCAGCCAGTGGAAAGTGTGCTCCTGTACCCTTCTGAGGGCCTCCTCGTCTCAGCGG GGGGGCGCTACGTGAAGGTGTGGGATCTGCTGAAAGGTGGCCAGCCACTGGTGTCACTGAGGAACCATCACAAAACAGtcacctgtgtgtgtctgggcAGCAGCGGCCAAAGGTTGCTGTCGGCCTCCCTGGACAG ACACTTGAAGGTGTACAACACGACCAACTACAAAGTGGTGCACAACTTTGACTACGCCACCTCCATTCTCAGTTTGGCTTTGGCT ccAGACGACGGGACTATTGCTGTGGGTATGACCAACGGCGTCCTAAGCATCAAACACAGGAAACACACAGAGGAGTCAACTGAACTGTCAGCTCAACGCAGGCGGCGACCGTCATATCGTGTCTTTGTAAAAGGGAAGAATTACATCCCTCAACAA GGTGATTATCTCGTCACTAAGCCCGCCGTGATAAAGCATCTGGCGAAATATGACAAAGAGCTGAGGAAATTCAATGTTTCCAAGGCTCTGGATGCAGCTCTGGAG GTGGGGACGAGATACAGGAAGCCGGAAGTTGTAGTTGCCGTTATGAAGGAGTTGGATCTAAGAGGAACGTTGAAAAACGCTTTAGCGGGACGGGACGAGCGGGACGTCAATCGGCTCCTCACTTTCTTAATCGG GCATATGCTCGACACCAGGTTCAGCCCCGTCCTCGTCGTGGTGGCCGAGATGATCCTGGACATCTATCAGTCGGTCATCGGACAATCGGCCGTCGTGGACCGGCAGCTTTTGCGTCTCCAGGACCTGCTGGAGAAAGAAACGGACTTCCAGCACGAACTCCTGGAAGTGCTGGGTATGTTGGACACCGTGTTTGCTTCCCATCTCCCGAGGAAGGAGGTGCCGTGCCCGGGTATTGACATATCCAACGGCCTGGTGGAGGGAAAGGCAAGTAGCTCACAAGCTCAGCCTAAGGCCACCTGA